Proteins found in one Neodiprion lecontei isolate iyNeoLeco1 chromosome 6, iyNeoLeco1.1, whole genome shotgun sequence genomic segment:
- the LOC107217122 gene encoding sodium channel protein para isoform X2: MSEDSDSISEEERSLFRPFTRESLAAIEARIAEEYAKQKELEKKRAEGEVRYDDEDEDEGPQPDPMLEQGAPIPVRLHSEFPPELASTPLEDIDSFYHNQRTFVVVSKGKDIFRFSATDALWILDPFNPIRRVAIYILVHPLFSLFIITTILVNCILMIMPTTPTIESTEVIFTGIYTFESAVKVMARGFILQPFTYLRDAWNWLDFVVIALAYVTMGIDLGNLAALRTFRVLRALKTVAIVPGLKTIVGAVIESVKNLRDVIILTMFSLSVFALMGLQIYMGVLTQKCIKNFPEDGSWGNLTDENWERFVSNETNWYVDEGGNMPLCGNSSGAGMCDPGYTCLQGYGSNPNYGYTSFDTFGWALLSAFRLMTQDYWENLYQLVLRSAGPWHMLFFIVIIFLGSFYLVNLILAIVAMSYDELQKKAEEEEAAEEEAIREAEEAALAKESKLAAHAAAREAAAAAAAADQIVKSPSDFSCHSYELFVGQEKGNDDNNKERMSIRSVESVSEHRVKPPNNNHSSASNKVRKVSAASLSLPGSPFNLRRGSRGSHQFTIRNGRGRFVGPPGGDRKPLVLSTYLDAQEHLPYADDSNAVTPMSEENGTIVVPVYYASLGSRHSSYTSHASRLSYTSHGDLLGGIAGAGKPMTKESRLRSRSARPPSGNGHVNDQNHKHFYEGDMEDPMGKVKQQDNPFIEPSQQHAVVDMKDVMVLSDIIEQAAGRQSKASDHGVSIYYFPTEDDEEGPAFKEKLLALCLRGIDIFCVWDCCWVWLKFQEFVALVVFDPFVELFITLCIVVNTLFMALDHHAMDPDMDRVLKSGNYFFTTTFGIEATMKLIAMSPKYYFQEGWNIFDFIIVALSLLELGLEGVQGLSVLRSFRLLRVFKLAKSWPTLNLLISIMGRTVGALGNLTFVLCIIIFIFAVMGMQLFGKNYTDNVDRFPDGDLPRWNFTDFMHSFMIVFRVLCGEWIESMWDCMLVGDVSCIPFFLATVVIGNLVVLNLFLALLLSNFGSSNLSAPTADNDTNKIAEAIDRIARFIQWVKRSLFNLFKMMRAKFTNQISDQAPGEGPSNSWKEDGIDRDGDLDLADGELDGYRDKKNAKDLNNQLEVAIGDGMEFTIHGDLKNKLKKGKLCMNNTKAIGNSINHHDNRMEHEYLNHHEEDTISHKSYGSHNNRPFKDESHKGSVDSLDGEEKKDASKEDLDQEGSLLDLEEDGEEGEEELHGIIRTDEEIIEADYPADCCPDNCYKKFPFLAGDDDAPFWQGWANLRLKTFQLIENKYFETAVITMILLSSLALALEDVHLSSRPILQDILYYMDRIFTVIFFIEMLIKWLALGFKKYFTNAWCWLDFIIVMVSLINFVASLCGAGGIQAFKTMRTLRALRPLRAMSRMQGMRVVVNALVQAIPSIFNVLLVCLIFWLIFAIMGVQLFAGKYFKCVDANKTTLSHEIIPDRNACIAENYTWENSPMNFDHVGKAYLCLFQVATFKGWIQIMNDAIDSRDVNKQPIRETNIYMYLYFVFFIIFGSFFTLNLFIGVIIDNFNEQKKKAGGSLEMFMTEDQKKYYNAMKKMGSKKPLKAIPRPRWRPQAIVFEIVTDKKFDMIIMLFIGLNMLTMTLDHYQQSKTFSDVLDYLNMIFIVIFTSECLMKIFALRYHYFKEPWNLFDFVVVILSILGLVLSDIIEKYFVSPTLLRVVRVAKVGRVLRLVKGAKGIRTLLFALAMSLPALFNICLLLFLVMFIFAIFGMSFFMHVKDKSGLDDVYNFKTFTQSMILLFQMSTSAGWDGVLDGIINEEDCQEPNNEIGYPGNCGSSTIGIAYLLSYLVISFLIVINMYIAVILENYSQATEDVQEGLTDDDYDMYYEIWQQFDPDGTQYIRYEQLSDFLDVLEPPLQIHKPNKYKIVSMDIPICKGDLMFCVDILDALTKDFFARKGNPIEETTELGEVQARPDEAGYEPVSSTLWRQREEYCARLIQNAWRKHKQQRLGGPSEESDDPDTDPRGRQTAVLVESDGFVTKNGHRVVIHSRSPSVTSRTADV, encoded by the exons AGTGATATTTACGGGCATCTACACATTTGAGTCCGCCGTTAAGGTGATGGCGAGGGGTTTCATTCTGCAGCCTTTTACCTATCTTAGAGATGCATGGAATTGGCTCGACTTCGTAGTAATAGCTTTAGC TTATGTGACCATGGGCATAGATCTAGGAAACCTTGCTGCTCTGAGGACATTTCGAGTCCTTCGAGCCTTGAAGACTGTCGCTATTGTACCAG GTCTGAAAACGATCGTCGGTGCCGTCATAGAATCCGTTAAAAATCTGAGGGACGTAATAATCCTCACCATGTTCTCGTTGTCCGTATTTGCGCTGATGGGTCTACAGATATACATGGGTGTTCTTACCcaaaagtgtataaaaaatttcccggAGGATGGCTCGTGGGGCAATCTTACCGATGAGAATTGGGAACGATTCGTCAGTAACGAGA CAAATTGGTACGTGGACGAAGGTGGGAACATGCCCTTGTGTGGCAATTCATCTGGAGCTGG GATGTGCGATCCCGGTTACACCTGTTTGCAAGGGTATGGCTCGAATCCCAACTACGGATACACCAGCTTCGACACCTTCGGCTGGGCGTTACTCTCCGCTTTTCGTCTGATGACGCAAGACTACTGGGAAAACCTTTACCAGCTCGTTCTGAGGTCAGCCGGACCGTGGCACATGCTCTTCTTTATCGTTATCATTTTCCTTGGTTCGTTTTATCTCGTCAACTTGATCCTCGCCATCGTCGCTATGTCGTACGACGAGTTACAGAAGAAAGCCGAGGAGGAAGAGGCTGCCGAGGAGGAAGCGATCAGG GAAGCTGAGGAGGCGGCACTGGCGAAAGAATCCAAACTTGCAGCTCATGCTGCAGCAAGAGAAGCAGCGGCGGCAGCTGCGGCTGCGGATCAGATAGTCAAATCACCATCCGACTTCTCTTGCCACAGTTACGAGCTGTTTGTTGGACAAGAAAAAGGCAACGACGACAACAACAAGGAGAGAATGAGCATACGTTCCGTTGAGTCGGTGAGCGAACACAGAGTGAAGCCACCCAACAACAATCACAGCAGTGCCTCGAACAAAGTCCGAAAAGTCAGTGCC GCTAGCCTCAGTCTACCAGGGTCTCCCTTCAATCTGAGAAGAGGAAGCCGAGGGAGTCATCAGTTCACGATACGAAACGGCCGAGGAAGATTCGTCGGCCCTCCAGGCGGGGACCGGAAGCCCCTCGTTCTGTCGACGTACCTCGACGCCCAGGAACATCTGCCCTACGCCGATGACTCGAACGCCGTAACGCCGATGTCCGAAGAAAATGGCACCATCGTTGTTCCCGTGTACTACGCAAGCCTCGGCTCCCGACACTCGTCCTACACGTCGCACGCCTCCAGGTTATCCTACACCTCCCACGGGGATCTCCTCGGGGGTATCGCTGGGGCCGGGAAGCCGATGACCAAGGAAAGCCGTCTCAGGAGTAGGTCGGCCAGGCCTCCTTCGGGGAACGGTCACGTTAATGACCAGAACCATAAACACTTTTAC GAGGGAGACATGGAAGATCCAATGGGAAAAGTAAAGCAACAGGACAATCCGTTTATCGAACCTTCTCAACAGCACGCCGTTGTCGATATGAAAG ATGTTATGGTTCTGAGCGATATCATAGAACAGGCTGCGGGACGGCAGAGCAAAGCTTCGGATCATGGAG TTTCGATCTATTACTTTCCGACAGAGGACGACGAAGAAGGTCCTGCATTCAAGGAAAAATTATTGGCTCTATGCCTTCGTGGCATAGACATATTTTGTGTCTGGGATTGCTGTTGGGTTTGGCTAAAGTTTCAAGAGTTTGTCGCACTGGTCGTCTTCGATCCTTTCGTGGAGCTTTTCATCACGCTCTGTATCGTAGTCAACACACTCTTCATGGCCTTGGATCATCACGCCATGGACCCGGATATGGATAGGGTACTGAAGTCCGGAAATTac TTCTTCACAACCACCTTTGGCATCGAAGCAACCATGAAGCTGATCGCGATGAGCCCCAAGTATTACTTTCAGGAAGGGTGGAACATTTTCGACTTTATCATCGTGGCCCTGTCGCTGTTGGAGTTGGGTCTCGAGGGCGTTCAAGGATTGTCGGTGTTGCGTTCCTTCCGACTG CTGAGAGTCTTCAAGCTGGCAAAGTCTTGGCCTACGTTGAATCTGCTTATCTCCATCATGGGCAGAACGGTGGGTGCCTTGGGTAACCTGACCTTTGTCTTGTGCATTATCATCTTCATATTCGCCGTGATGGGCATGCAATTGTTCGGTAAAAATTACACCGACAACGTCGACCGATTCCCGGACGGAGATCTTCCTCGATGGAACTTCACCGACTTCATGCACTCCTTCATGATTGTATTTCGCGTGCTTTGCGGAGAATGGATCGAGTCTATGTGGGATTGTATGCTGGTTGGAGACGTATCCTGTATACCTTTCTTCCTGGCGACGGTGGTCATTGGTAACTTGGTC GTTCTCAACCTCTTCTTGGCCTTGCTCTTGAGCAACTTTGGTTCGTCGAATCTATCGGCACCTACGGCAGACAACGATACGAATAAAATCGCTGAAGCTATCGACAGGATAGCACGATTCATACAATGGGTGAAGAGAAGTCTGTTTAACCTGTTTAAAATGATGCGAGCCAAGTTCACCAATCAGATATCCGATCAGGCGCCAGGTGAGGGACCGTCCAACAGTTGGAAAGAAG ATGGAATCGATCGCGATGGAGATTTAGATCTAGCTGATGGTGAGCTAGATGGCTACAGAGATAAGAAAAATGCTAAAGATCTTAACAATCAACTAGAAGTGGCTATTGGCGACGGCATGGAATTCACCATCCATG GAGAcctgaaaaacaaattgaaaaagggAAAACTGTGTATGAACAATACGAAGGCGATCGGTAACTCAATAAATCATCACGACAATAGAATGGAACACGAGTACCTGAATCATCACGAGGAAGACACGATAAG TCATAAATCGTACGGTAGTCACAATAATCGTCCGTTCAAGGACGAGAGTCACAAAGGAAGTGTCGATTCGTTAGACGGCGAAGAGAAGAAAGACGCGAGCAAGGAAGATCTCGATCAGGAAGGTTCGTTACTAG ATCTAGAGGAAGACGGTGAAGAAGGCGAAGAGGAGCTGCACGGAATTATCCGGACTGACGAGGAGATAATCGAAGCCGACTATCCTGCTGACTGCTGCCCGGATAATTGTTACAAAAAGTTTCCGTTCCTGGCGGGTGATGACGACGCTCCTTTCTGGCAAGGATGGGCCAATTTGCGGCTGAAGACTTTCCAATTGATAGAAAACAAGTATTTCGAGACGGCCGTTATCACGATGATTCTGCTCAGCAGTTTGGCTCTG GCGTTGGAAGACGTCCATCTTTCGTCCAGACCGATTCTTCAGGATATACTGTACTACATGGATCGAATATTCACCGTAATTTTCTTCATCGAGATGTTGATAAAATGGCTCGCCCTGGGATTCAAAAAGTACTTCACTAACGCGTGGTGCTGGCTTGATTTCATCATCGTCATG GTCTCCCTCATTAACTTCGTAGCGTCGCTCTGTGGCGCAGGGGGAATTCAAGCCTTCAAAACAATGCGGACCCTAAGAGCCCTAAGACCGCTCAGGGCGATGTCTAGAATGCAGGGGATGCGG GTGGTTGTAAACGCTCTCGTGCAAGCAATTCCGTCTATCTTCAACGTGTTGCTGGTGTGCCTGATATTCTGGTTGATTTTCGCCATAATGGGGGTTCAGCTATTCGCTGGAAAGTACTTCAAG TGCGTGGATGCGAACAAAACGACGCTGAGCCACGAGATAATACCAGACAGAAATGCTTGTATAGCTGAAAATTACACCTGGGAAAATTCGCCGATGAATTTTGACCACGTCGGTAAAGCTTACCTGTGCCTTTTCCAGGTGGCAACGTTCAAGGGATGGATACAGATAATGAACGATGCGATCGACTCGAGAGAC GTGAATAAACAACCGATTCGCGAGACAAACATCTACATGTATCTCTACTTTGTCTTCTTTATTATATTCGGGTCATTCTTCACTCTGAATTTGTTTATCGGAGTTATCATCGACAACTTTAACGAGCAGAAGAAGAAGGCCGGCGGGTCGTTGGAAATGTTCATGACCGAGGATCAGAAGAAGTATTACAACGCCATGAAGAAAATGGGAAGCAAAAAACCACTCAAGGCTATACCACGACCTAGG tgGAGACCTCAAGCGATAGTGTTTGAAATAGTGACGGACAAGAAGTTTGATATGATAATCATGTTGTTCATCGGACTGAACATGTTGACAATGACACTGGATCATTACCAGCAAAGCAAAACATTCAGTGATGTGCTGGATTACCTAAACATGATATTCATAGTGATATTCACCAGCGAGTGTCTGATGAAGATATTCGCCCTTCGTTACCACTATTTCAAGGAGCCGTGGAACCTGTTTGATTTTGTTGTCGttatattatcaatattaG GTCTGGTACTCAGCGACATAATCGAAAAGTATTTCGTCTCACCGACGTTACTTCGTGTCGTTCGAGTGGCAAAAGTTGGTCGAGTACTTCGTTTGGTCAAGGGAGCCAAGGGCATAAGAACGCTGCTCTTCGCACTTGCCATGTCTCTACCGGCGCTCTTCAACATCTGTTTACTCCTCTTCCTGGTGATGTTCATCTTCGCCATATTCGGAATGTCCTTCTTCATGCACGTCAAGGACAAGAGCGGCCTCGACGACGTCTACAACTTCAAGACGTTCACGCAGTCGATGATACTGTTGTTCCAG ATGTCTACCTCGGCCGGTTGGGACGGGGTTCTGGACGGTATAATAAACGAGGAGGACTGCCAGGAGCCAAACAACGAGATCGGTTACCCCGGCAACTGCGGCTCGTCGACGATAGGAATAGCGTACCTCCTCTCGTACCTGGTGATAAGTTTCCTGATCGTGATAAACATGTACATCGCCGTTATCCTCGAAAACTACTCCCAAGCGACGGAGGACGTGCAGGAGGGTCTGACCGACGACGACTACGACATGTACTACGAGATATGGCAGCAGTTCGACCCCGACGGTACCCAGTACATAAGATACGAGCAGCTCTCTGACTTCTTGGACGTGCTAGAGCCGCCGTTGCAGATACACAAGCCGAACAAGTACAAGATTGTGTCGATGGATATCCCCATATGTAAGGGCGACCTTATGTTTTGCGTGGACATTCTCGATGCACTCACAAAGGACTTCTTCGCGAGAAAGGGCAATCCTATCGAGGAGACGACCGAGCTCGGCGAGGTGCAAGCAAGACCGGACGAGGCGGGCTACGAGCCCGTCTCTTCGACCTTGTGGCGTCAGCGTGAAGAGTACTGCGCTCGGCTGATCCAGAACGCCTGGCGCAAGCACAAACAGCAAAGGCTCGGGGGGCCGAGCGAGGAGAGCGACGACCCGGACACCGACCCCCGGGGGCGGCAGACGGCTGTCCTCGTGGAGAGCGACGGCTTCGTAACGAAGAACGGGCATCGGGTCGTCATCCACAGCCGTTCGCCCAGCGTCACATCGCGCACGGCGGATGTCTGA